From Tripterygium wilfordii isolate XIE 37 chromosome 13, ASM1340144v1, whole genome shotgun sequence, the proteins below share one genomic window:
- the LOC120012447 gene encoding protein FAR1-RELATED SEQUENCE 5-like yields the protein MFQSQVINDDMWDPSTLDMTSARWRTEFAKPPCTVPFCIEFYGSHNSKAIVTEISTPSLRFRLRLLHFASISVFAISRFQSLLDWSKMDVSSSSSNDLSFIPQVRAEKVPKIGQEFESLEEAQKFYNEYAREAGFSIRMSTTNRNKSNEIIRKEFVCYKEGTREKGEFKSDGRRRRGTTREGCKGKMVVVRSTSKLSFIVSMFCEAHNHVLTTPRKVHLLRSHRTMSTAKKALTQQLSAANVPIHQQISILELEAGSLENIGCTEKDFYNARRDEVKLFAGHDAQMLYEYFEAEKEKNTEFYFSVDVDVENKITHCFWADAACRKAYQTFGDVVVFDTTYNTNRYGMIFAPFVGVNHHGQTTLFACAFLSDETSESFRWLLQQLLKAMPTGPPK from the exons ATGTTTCAGTCTCAAGTAATCAACGACGACATGTGGGACCCATCCACCTTGGATATGACT AGTGCGCGATGGAGGACAGAGTTCGCAAAGCCTCCTTGCACAGTACCTTTTTGCATAGAGTTCTACGGGTCGCATAACAGTAAAGCCATCGTGACCGAGATTTCGACTCCGTCTTTGCGATTTCGCCTCCGACTCCTCCATTTCGCCTCCATCTCCGTCTTTGCGATTTCTCGATTCCAATCCCTCTTAG ATTGGTCAAAAATGGATGTGAGCTCTTCTTCGTCTAATGATTTATCTTTTATTCCTCAAGTAAGGGCCGAAAAAGTCCCCAAAATTGGGCAAGAATTTGAATCATTGGAAGAAGCCCAAAAATTTTACAATGAATATGCAAGGGAAGCTGGATTTAGTATTCGAATGTCGACTACTAATAGAAACAAAAGTAATGAAATCATCAGGAAGGAATTCGTTTGTTATAAAGAGGGGactagagaaaaaggggaatTCAAATCCGATGGTAGGAGAAGACGTGGGACAACTAGAGAAGGATGCAAGGGTAAGATGGTTGTTGTAAGGTCAACTTCTAAACTGAGTTTCATTGTATCAATGTTTTGTGAGGCCCATAATCATGTCCTTACAACACCTAGAAAGGTGCATTTGCTTAGGTCTCACCGTACTATGTCAACTGCTAAAAAGGCTTTGACACAACAACTTTCTGCAGCGAATGTGCCAATTCATCAACAGATTAGTATTTTGGAGTTAGAAGCAGGAAGTCTAGAAAATATTGGGTGTACCGAGAAGGATTTTTACAATGCTCGAAGGGATGAGGTGAAACTGTTTGCTGGACATGATGCTCAAATGCTATATGAGTATTTTGaagcagaaaaggaaaaaaatacggAATTCTATTTTTCAGTCGATGTGGATGTTGAAAACAAGATAACACATTGTTTTTGGGCAGATGCAGCATGTAGAAAGGCATACCAAACTTTTGGGGATGTAGTAGTATTTGATACTACTTATAATACAAATCGTTATGGTATGATTTTTGCACCCTTTGTTGGTGTTAATCATCATGGTCAAACTACTTTATTTGCATGTGCATTCTTAAGTGATGAAACATCAGAGTCATTCCGATGGCTTTTGCAGCAGTTGTTGAAAGCAATGCCAACAGGTCCACCTAAATGA